One window of the Cryptomeria japonica chromosome 7, Sugi_1.0, whole genome shotgun sequence genome contains the following:
- the LOC131040293 gene encoding L-type lectin-domain containing receptor kinase SIT2: MSVSILVILVLHAWLPAQAQTSFFFNKFNATTLYQIGNTSIRSDSICLTNQSEHIFGRALYNQPVRMKGRGSDKSILSFSTTFVFAMVPSSSDPLRSGQGMTFIIAPSKSLVRASPPDLLGLFNLSTFRDQSNHLFAVEFDTQKNPLFEDIDDNHVGVDLNSIISVNSTPAGYWIGDHFHQLDLNSGHNIQAWIDYEDTQQHLNVTIVEAGLFRPKKPLLSLKVTGLSNIFEEEMYVGFSAATGADVEDHCVLAWSFSTNGSAPELDLSHLPSLTVTMRKSSNHRLIAAITATLVFLLLLVVVVGFFWWKRNKYGDDIEEWEIEYWPHRFDYKDLYIATKGFRDDQVLGSGGFGQVYKGIIPVSGREVAVKSIFKENAEALKEFIAEISSLGRLQHRNLVQIRGYCRRGAKFFIVYDYMPNGSLDKMIFQKMKSVLTWAQRYRILRDVAAGLLYLHEEWEQVVVHRDIKSSNVLLDSELNGKLGDFGLARLYEHRGNLHTTHVVGTLGYIAPELVHTGKAATSTDVFGFGILMLEVACGRRPVEPSLDASQIVMVDWVRDLHANGRLMDVADPNLDGEYDEDEMKTVLELGLMCCNSQPQARPTIRQVLQIIEDEVSIPPVYLGEMGGGSSSLYPSTGVSYASTSTSIGPPSTGVSYASTSTSIGPPSTGVSYASTSTFYRAAIV, translated from the coding sequence ATGTCTGTGAGTATCCTAGTGATCCTTGTGCTGCATGCATGGCTTCCAGCACAAGCCCAAACAAgtttcttcttcaacaaattcaATGCCACTACCCTTTATCAGATCGGAAACACTTCAATCCGTTCCGATTCCATCTGCCTCACAAATCAATCGGAACACATCTTTGGCCGCGCTTTATATAATCAGCCTGTGCGTATGAAAGGTCGCGGATCGGACAAATCAATCTTGTCATTCAGCACCACCTTCGTATTCGCCATGGTTCCTTCTTCTTCCGATCCTTTACGCAGCGGGCAGGGCATGACCTTTATCATAGCGCCCAGCAAGTCTTTGGTGAGAGCTTCACCACCTGATTTGTTAGGTTTGTTCAATCTCTCCACCTTCAGAGATCAGTCCAATCATCTGTTTGCCGTTGAGTTCGACACACAGAAAAACCCGTTGTTCGAAGACATCGACGACAATCATGTGGGTGTGGATCTCAACAGCATCATATCTGTAAACTCTACGCCTGCAGGATACTGGATTGGCgaccacttccatcaactagatctCAACAGCGGACACAATATTCAGGCATGGATCGACTATGAAGATACACAACAGCATTTGAATGTTACCATAGTAGAAGCTGGTTTATTTCGGCCCAAGAAGCCTCTTTTATCTCTTAAAGTTACAGGCCTGTCCAACATTTTCGAAGAAGAAATGTATGTTGGATTCTCTGCAGCTACAGGAGCCGATGTCGAAGACCACTGTGTCCTCGCTTGGAGCTTCAGCACAAATGGATCCGCGCCTGAGCTGGATCTATCTCATCTTCCTTCTCTTACAGTTACCATGCGCAAGAGTTCCAACCACCGACTTATAGCTGCTATTACTGCAACTCTGGTATTTCTCTTGTTGCTTGTGGTTGTTGTAGGGTtcttttggtggaagaggaacaaGTACGGAGACGATATAGAAGAATGGGAGATAGAGTATTGGCCTCACAGATTTGACTACAAAGACTTATATATTGCAACCAAGGGCTTCAGGGACGATCAAGTTCTGGGCTCTGGAGGTTTCGGACAGGTGTACAAAGGAATTATTCCTGTTAGTGGACGGGAAGTTGCTGTAAAATCCATCTTTAAAGAGAACGCTGAAGCTCTCAAGGAATTCATAGCAGAGATTTCAAGTCTCGGGCGTTTGCAGCATCGGAATCTTGTGCAAATCAGAGGCTATTGCAGGAGAGGAGCAAAGTTTTTCATAGTGTATGACTACATGCCAAATGGAAGCCTGGACAAGATGATATTTCAGAAGATGAAGAGCGTGCTGACGTGGGCTCAGAGATACAGAATTCTGAGAGACGTTGCCGCAGGATTGCTGTATCTTCACGAAGAGTGGGAACAGGTGGTGGTGCACAGAGACATCAAATCCAGCAACGTTTTGTTGGATTCTGAACTTAATGGCAAGCTGGGGGACTTCGGGCTTGCTCGTCTGTATGAGCATAGAGGAAACCTGCATACTACTCATGTGGTGGGTACTCTTGGCTACATCGCACCAGAGCTAGTACACACAGGAAAGGCCGCTACTAGCACAGATGTGTTCGGCTTTGGTATTTTGATGTTGGAGGTTGCCTGTGGGAGGAGGCCTGTGGAACCCTCTCTCGATGCTTCTCAGATAGTCATGGTGGACTGGGTGAGAGATCTTCATGCGAATGGCAGGCTCATGGATGTAGCAGATCCCAATCTTGATGGCGAATATGATGAGGATGAGATGAAGACGGTGCTCGAATTGGGACTGATGTGTTGCAATTCTCAACCACAGGCGAGGCCTACCATCAGACAAGTATTGCAAATAATTGAAGATGAAGTCTCTATTCCGCCCGTATATCTCGGTGAGATGGGTGGAGGGAGCAGTAGCTTATATCCAAGTACAGGAGTATCTTATGCGTCGACTTCCACGTCTATAGGGCCGCCAAGTACAGGAGTATCTTATGCGTCGACTTCCACGTCTATAGGGCCGCCAAGTACAGGAGTATCTTATGCGTCGACTTCCACCTTCTATAGGGCCGCGATAGTTTAG